The proteins below are encoded in one region of Phaseolus vulgaris cultivar G19833 chromosome 1, P. vulgaris v2.0, whole genome shotgun sequence:
- the LOC137815836 gene encoding uncharacterized protein, with the protein MTDLPIRKFLQKPDIAGRMVRWLVELSEFNIYYESRGPIKGQIYADFVVELVSEDTHSDLGDFQWNLSVDKSSNQQGSGVGVILEGPSGLLIEQSLKFAFKASTNQGEYEVTNRYQAKDPQLAAYHQYVMILMKALTQFELVHVPREQNSWADLLTKFASSGK; encoded by the exons ATGACCGACCTCCCTATCCGTAAATTCTTGCAAAAACCTGACATTGCGGGTCGAATGGTGCGATGGTTAGTGGAACTGTCCGAGTTCAATATCTACTATGAGTCAAGAGGGCCGATAAAAGGGCAGATCTACGCAGATTTTGTGGTGGAATTGGTATCGGAGGATACTCATTCCGATCTAGGAGACTTCCAATGGAACTTGTCAGTAGACAAGTCCTCCAACCAACAGGGTAGCGGTGTTGGCGTCATTCTGGAGGGTCCCAGTGGATTATTGATTGAACAATCCTTGAAGTTTGCATTTAAGGCTAGCACTAACCAAGGCGAGTATGAG GTGACCAACAGGTACCAAGCCAAAGACCCGCAGTTGGCTGCATACCACCAGTATGTCATGATTCTGATGAAAGCTTTAACCCAATTTGAACTCGTCCATGTGCCAAGGGAGCAAAATTCTTGGGCTGATCTGTTGACCAAGTTCGCAAGCTCGGGAAAGTGA